From Clostridium sp. SY8519:
CTCAATGGAGCAGCCTTCCCCTACGGTCAGGTCATTGATGTAGCAGGCATCGGCTTCCCCGTTGCTCTTGTCTGCCAGCTGAATGTTCCAGGTGGAGCCGTTGCTTAAGGACACATTGACCGGATTGTTGACCTGGGCGCTGGCTACGTTGTACAGGGCGCCGATTTTGGCGTAGTCGCTCTTCTGACCCCGGTAGTCGCCGCCGTAATAGCAGTTCAGCTCCGTACCGTTTTCCATACGGGTGCCGTCGTCATTGACATGGTAGCCGTAGGATGAGGAAATGGTTCCGTTTAAGGTAGCTTTGTCCAGAGTGACATCCAGCGCCTGGTTGTAATTGTAGATATTGTTCCAGATATTTCCGGTGTAGGTCTGATTCTTCAGGGCTGCGGTGGAAGCAGTGATGGTGGACTTGGTATAGGTGGCATGATCCCCGTTGTCATTGATTTTGTAAGTAGTAACGCCCGGATTGCCGGCATCATCGGATTCGATCAGTTCCACCAGGGTGCCGCCCCAGTTGTTGCTGCTTTCCTTTACATTGTCCAGGTTGACTTTTGCGTTATCCAGCACCACATTGGTATATCCGTTGTTGGCGGAGCCGGATTTGATCTGTACGGCGGTGTCTTCCGCGTTGACGGTGGAATCCTTGATGCTGATGGTTCCGCCGGAGTTTTGCTGGGTCATGACGGCGATCCGTCCGGAGGTCAGCTCAGAATCCGTATAATAGGCGGAAGAAGTGCTGGAAGCCATGATCTGCACGTAATCCGGACTGTAGAATTTGGACTTTTCGATTTTGTCATGCACGCCGGAGTCCGCGTAGGCCACGTAGCCGGATCCTTCCATGGTATAGCCGTACTTTGTGCCGTTGACAGTCTTGGTGGCCGTGTATTCTTTGCCGTCTTTTGCTTTTTCCACGCTGCCGATGCCGGCGGTTACATTGGTGGCTTCGATGGCGTTCTTCCTGTTGTTTTTCTCATAAGAAGTGCCGGAATCGGTGGAAAGCACGCCCCAGCCGGAGGATACCATCAGGGAATCGCTGTAGAGTCCCTGGGCACTGCCGAGAATGTTGGTGGCGCGGACAGTTCCCTCTATGCCCAGCGCGAAGGGCGTACGTTTCATCATGGGAACCACGAGGGCATTGTACTCGTCGTCGGTGTCATCGCCTTCTTCCGCGTAGATCACAGAGTCGTCGATTTTCAGGACGCCATTGCCCTTCGCGGCAGCAGCAGTGCGTATGACGCCGGACGTGTGCACATACGTGTCATCGATTTTGACCGTGGACGTGACCGAGCTGTCATCTTCCGAGGTGCTGTCCGCCGCCAGTACGGGAAGTGCCTGACTGGCAGAGAGAGCCCCGATCATAGACATGACCAGGAAAAGTTTCACTTTCTTGTTTTTCATTTCGCTTTCTTATCCTCCTTTTTTTTCTCCGATTCTCCGCAGATGTACGGAAGCAGAGAATCGGATACGATTTGCAGATACTTAGATTTTATGCAAGGACAGGCGGAAGCAATAGGCGATTTTTTTGGAAAAATAAGAAGTTTTCTTGGAAATGTCTGAAAACGCGAAACAGGAATCGGAAAGGCGGGGAATCAGGCACTTTACAGAAAAGGCGTAAGAAGTGTACAATCATCCAGTGATCTGCTATGTTTTGCGGATCACTGGAATAACGGGACACAGTAAGGGAACTGATCAATATATGTTTGTATTATCAATAAATTACCGGATCGCGGGAGCGGAAGAACGGCAGAAATTTTCGCTGCAGGAGGCGGAAAAAGAGCGGCTGTATGCCGGACTGAAAGAACGGGGCATCTGCCAGGCCGTCTATCTGTTTACCTGCAACCGGTGTGAACTCTATGGCATCGGCAGGTTTTACGAAGCCCTGCAGGTCCTGGCGGAAGTCTGCGGAACGGATCCGTCGGAGATGAAGGAGCAGGTGCTGGTTTATGAAGGACGACGGGCCATGGTCCATCTTTTCCGGGTCATAAGCGGGATGGATTCCATGGTGGTCGGCGAGGATGAGATCCTGGGGCAGATGCGTCAGGCGTATCTGTACGCGAAGGACCGGGGCGCCGCGGCCTATGAGCTGAATACAATTTTTCAGGCAGCGCTGGCCGGAGCAAAAAAAGTGAAGACAGATACGCTGCTTTCGAAAAGTTCCGTCAGTGTGGCTACGCTGGCGGCAGCGAAATGCCATGAATGGAAAGAAGGAAAAAAACGGGTGCTGATGATCGGCGCCGGCGGGGATATCGGGGGCAAGACCATGCTGAACCTGCTGTCTTACGGGGACTGTGAGATCCAGGCCACCTACCGGCGGAGAAGGTTCCGGCAGCAGGGGGTGTCCATGCTTCCGTATGAAGACCGGATCGCGGCAGTCCGCGGCGCGGATATTGTGATCAGCG
This genomic window contains:
- the hemA gene encoding glutamyl-tRNA reductase — translated: MFVLSINYRIAGAEERQKFSLQEAEKERLYAGLKERGICQAVYLFTCNRCELYGIGRFYEALQVLAEVCGTDPSEMKEQVLVYEGRRAMVHLFRVISGMDSMVVGEDEILGQMRQAYLYAKDRGAAAYELNTIFQAALAGAKKVKTDTLLSKSSVSVATLAAAKCHEWKEGKKRVLMIGAGGDIGGKTMLNLLSYGDCEIQATYRRRRFRQQGVSMLPYEDRIAAVRGADIVISATASPHYTLVYKELKQAGLPEKQRLFVDLAVPRDIDDEVRRLPGAELIRIDDFQQIARENNARKESAVQSAEEILREQLDELEKELEFHRFFPRFQKMRQERGGEFARLVFQYRKAATAEEFDSFIRVLERLESRE